A segment of the Acidobacteriota bacterium genome:
GTGATGTAACCGCTGTGGATACGTTGGAGCCGTGAGGACCCCGTTGGGAGTAGCAGCATGTCGCCACGCCCGAGGAGGTTCTCTGCACCCTGCTGGTCGATGATCGTGCGAGAGTCCACTCGTTGAGAGACCCGGAAGGCGATCCGTGACGGGAAATTCGCCTTGATCGTTCCGGTGATGACATCGACCGACGGACGCTGAGTGGCAATGATGAGATGGATTCCGACCGCCCGGGCCATCTGTGCCAGACGCATGACGGACTCCTCGACATCCGAGGCAGCGACCATCATCAGATCCGCCATCTCGTCGATCACGACGACGAGATACGGCAGGTGTTTCAGAGGGACCGGCTCGCCGGTCTTCGGATCGTCCATCGTGCGATCCGGTTCCTTCTCGAGCAACGCATTGAATTGGGCGATGTTTCGAAGGCCGACGGCTGCCAGGCGACGATAGCGGTTCTCCATCTCGCGAACCGCCCACTTGAGGGCCGTCGACGCGTGCTTGGGGTCGGTCACCACCGGGACCAGGAGATGCGGGATCGCCTCGTAGACACCGAGCTCGATCATCTTCGTATCGATCATGATGAAACGCAGGTCTTTCGGCGTCGATTTGAACAGCATGCTGATGATCATGCCGTTCAGACCCACCGACTTGCCCGCACCGGTGGCGCCGGCGATGAGAAGATGCGGCATCCGATCGAGTTCCGCGCAGAACGGCTCGCCGTGGATATCTTTGCCCAGGGCCAGGGTCAAGCGTGAAGGAGAGTTTCGAAAGCGATCGGCGTCGATCAATTCGCGGGGAAAGATCGTCTCCTGGTTGGAGTTCGGAACCTCGATCCCGATCGTGGCACGTCCCGCGAGACGATCGATGCGGACCGATTCGGCGCGAAGGGCCAGACTGAGATCGTCGGTCATCCCGGTAATCTTCGAGTACTTGACGCCGGCCTCGGGCTTGAACTCGAAGGTGGTTACGACCGGCCCGGGGTGGATCGCGACGACCTGACCGTCGATGGCGAACTCCGAGAACTTGGCGGTGATCTGCTCGGCGCGTTCCAGAAGCTCCCGCTCGCCCTCCCGCGATTGTTCCTTCGGCTCGTTGAGGAGTTCGATCGGGGGGAGAGAGTAGCCGCGGGTCGGCTTGTCGATCGGAAGCGCGCGCTGGACGGGTTGGGGGGCGTCCGCGGGCTTGCGAACCGGCTTGGGCTTGATGGTCGACGCCGACACCGTCGTCGACTTCGGCGTGATCGTGGGTCGCTCGGCCGACGCCGGGGCCCGCGGAGACGCAGGCGTGGCTCGGGCGACCGGCTCGGTCGCTCGTGGGGCCGGTGTGCCGGCGGCTCGACCGCTACGCCAGGAACCCGCGATCCCGGTGATCCCCGCGACGAGGGAGCGACGCCAGACCGGTAGGCGAGCGGAGAGGTAGCTGGTAATGACGGCCGCCGAACGCACGAGCGAGATCCTCGTCGTCAGCGCGAAGGCGACGAGGAGCGCGGTGCCCGTAAGCAAAAGCGCGCCGGGGCGATTGAGGATCGATTGCAGGATCAGTGATACGCGCTGCCCGAGATAGCCGCCGGCCGTCCCGAACTGTCCACCGCGGTAGGCGAAGCCGCCGAATAGCAGGTCCGTGAAGACCGCCAACAGGGCCAGAAGAATGAGGTAGCCGGTCAGAGGCTTCGGCGACGAACGACGCTGGGAGTCGCTCGTAACGATGACCCGCCAGCCGATCCACGCCAGTGGGATCGGGAGGACGAATGAAACGACACCGAAGAGTTGGAGAGCCAGCTCACCGACGGTGGCCCCGAATCGACCTAGCCAGTTGGCTGTATGACCCTGTAGTGAAGGGCCATCATCAAAGAACCACGCACCATCGCCATCGCGATAAGAGATGACCGACATCAGGACGATGACGGCCAGCAGCAGCAGCAGAATGCCGCCAATCTCTCGTGTGCGGGCGCGTCGCACCGCTCTGGTGGATTTCTTCGGCATCAGATCTTCTCACTTTAACAGGAGAGGGACGATCAGTGGGCGTCTTCGGGTCCGTCGTCTCAAAAAACGCCGTAGATCGCCGTGCACGTGTTCGGCCATGCGATCCGGGTCGAGCCAGGCCTCGGGGGGCGCCGTGACCACCGATTCGATGACCGTGTCCTGCGCGCCGCGGTAGAGTGTGTCTCCAGGTTGGAAGGGCGGCGCGAACCCGCGGGCGGATAGAACCGGGTCGCCCTCGATGCGACGCCGCAGCGTGTCCTGGGTCCACGCGACGGCGACCACGCCGTCGGCACCGACCTGTCTCCGTTCTCGGATCGCATCGTAGGAGACGATCTCTCCGAGGGAGTCGACCCACTGATCCCCGACCGGCACATCCTCGTGTAACGTCCACGCGTCCCAGTCAAGGACCAGCCGCTCGCCGCAGCTCATCAGGGGGACTCGGTCCGGATCCTGTCCGAACGAGACCGCAAGATCACGGTTGGCTCGAAGTTGACGCTGTTCTCCGTGGACCGGGACCACGAACGCCGGACGGGTCGCCTCGAGCATCCGATGGATGTCGTCGGCGGCGGGATGCCCCGACACATGGACGGCTGCGTCGTCGGCGGTCACGATGTCGACTCCGATGCGCGTCAACTCGTTGAACACCCGCTCGATGCGCTTCTCGTTGCCGGGTATCTTGCGCGCCGAGTGAACCAGAAGGTCTCCCGACTCGATATAGAAGTCTCGATGACGGTCAAATGCGATACGACTGAGCGCAGAGGTCGGTTCGCCCTGAGAGCCGGTCACGACGACGAGGAGTTTCCGGCACGGGATGCCCATCGCTTTGCGTGGTGCGATGCGCAAGCCATCGGGAATGCGGATGAGTCCCAGTCTCTCCGCAATGTCGACATGACGAATCAGCGATGCGCCGACGACCGCGACACGCCGCCCGCACTCTCGAGCGACATCGACAAGTCCCTGAATGCGATGGATGTTGCTTGAGAACAGAGTGACGAATACGCGCCCGTCCGCCGACCCGACAACCGATCGCAGCCCCTCGAGGGCGACATGCTCTCCCGGTGTCGATCCCAGGCGATCCGCGTTGGTGCTGTCGATCATTAACGCCAGGACGCCGGCGTCGCCGAACTCGCGGAACCTCTCGATCTCCGTCCGGACCCCGTCGATCGGGGCGTCATCGAACTTGAAGTCCGCCGTATGAATGATCGGACCGAGGGGCGTGTGAAGCGCGATGGCACGCGTGCAGGGGATGGAGTGGGCGACGGCGAGGCTCTGGACGCCGAACGGACCCAGGTCGACGCGATCGTCAGCCAGAGGCAGTGGCCTGAGGTCGACGTCTCGAATGTCGCCGTGCTCTTGGAGTCGGATGCGAAGGATTTCCCGGACATGGTCGGTGGCATAGATCGGGATCGTCGGGTGCTGCCTGAGGAGGTGTGGGACCCCGCCAACGTGATCTTCGTGCCCGTGAGTCAGAATCAGGCCATGGATCCGGGGGCACTGCGTCAGATATTTCAAGTCGGGGACGACCGTGTCGACGCCGGGTAGCTCGTCTCCCGGGAACATCATGCCGGCGTCGACGATGATCGCGTCGTCTCCGCAGCGGTAGACCATCGTGTTCTTGCCGAACTCCGCCACCCCCCCGAGAGGAACGATCTGGAGTTGGCGGTCTGTCGGGTTGGTTGGGCTCATGGATGGAACGCGCGATTATAGCAAGGTCAAGGCTGCGTCCAACGCTCGGCCATCGCGTAGAAGATCTCGGGAGCCAGGCTCTCCGCTCGCTCATCGCCGGACAGATCCAGCTCCTTCAGCAGCGTGTCGAGCTGCTCGACGCCCCGACCACTCGAACGAAGGTTGTTTCGCAGGGTCTTGCGTCGCTGAGCGAAGCAGGCCCGTAGACAGTCCTTGAGCCGCTGTCGCCGTGTGGGATCGTCGAACGGTGACGAGCCAAGCCGGTTCCAGGCGACGACGGTCGAGTGGACACGGGGCCGCGGTCTGAACGCGCTGGGAGGCAGCTCGATCAGCCGCCGGACTCGATAGAGACAGCCCGTCAGAATGGTCAGGGGACCGTAAGCGCTATCTCCTGGACCGGCGAGAAAGCGGTCGGCGACCTCTTGCTGGAACATGACCACCGCGCGGTCGACGGCATCGCATTGGTCGACCAGCATCATCGCGATCGGCTTCGAGATGTTGTACGGGAGATTGCCGACAACGTGACGGAGGCCGGGCGTGGGCTCCAGACGCCCGAACAGATCCGAGAATCGCTGCCGGAGGATGTCGCCTTCCTCCAGTCGTAGAGAGGCGCCGAATCGCTCGCGTAGCGTTGCCGCGAGCATCTTGTCGGCCTCGACCGCAACGATCGTCCCGGCGGCCTGGATCAGGGGCTCGGTCAAGGCGCCGCGACCCGGTCCGATCTCGACGACGCGAGGTGGGCCGGCGTCGTCATCCAACGACTCCACGATCCGCTGAATCGCGCCTGCACGGATGAGGAAGTTCTGACCCAGCGACCGTCTGGCCGGTGGCAGGTCATTCATCTGATTTCACACGAGGTCATCGCTCGCGATGATAGCCGGTCTCGTCAATCCGTGTGAGGTCGAGCACCATGACGACGCAGCCGTCCTCGAGTGTCGCGAACAGGCTGTACGGCGTCAATCGGGAGAGGGGTGGTCCGACCGGTTGGGTCAGAAGTTCCCGTCGACCCAGGACATCGTCGACGCGAATCGCAATCGGGCCGTCCTCGTCGTGGATCACCACGGCGTAGTTCTCGCTACTCGTCCGTCTGGAATCGTCGATGCCAAGCCACTCCTGGAGCCCGACCTGTCGACCCGGCTCGGAAGTGAGGCCTTCGATGTCGACGACACGGTTGACACAGTCCAGAGGAAACGCGTAGTGACTCTCGGAGCTGCGAACCACGAGGGCTTGTTGGAGTGACGACTGCTGCGGGTACTCACAGACGAATTCGGTGTAGACCCCGGGCTGCGATTCGAAGTCAACGCGCCCGCCGAGACTCTCCATGGCATGTTTGACGGCATCGAGTCCGACGCCCCTTCCGGAGAGCGTGTCGACGTCCTCGCGGCTTGAAAATGCCGGGCGGAAGACGAGATCACGGATGACGGTCTCGGGGGCGGCCTGCGCTCGTGATGCATCCAGGAGGCCGCGTTCGACGGCGAGGACTCTGAGTGCTGCGGTATCGATACCGTGTCCATCATCCCGCACCGTCAAACGCCAGTAGCGATCTCGGCGACTGAGCCGAACCACGATCGCGCCTCTGGCCGGCTTGCCGTTACCCTCGCGAGTCGTCGGTGGTTCGATTCCGTGTGCCACTGCGTTTCGCAGCAGGTGCTGGAGGGACGGCAGGAGTGTTTCTAGGTTCGATCGGTCGAGTCGTTCTTCTCCGCCCTCGATACGAAGCTCCGCCTGGCGCCCGGTATCGGAGAGTGCCTGTTGCACCGTCGCGTGCAACCGGGTCGAGATCTCGGAGAACTCGATCAGGCGCAGGCGTCGCATCGAGGCGTAGGCGCCGCGTGCCGTCCGCCGCATGCGGTCGGCCTCGAAGGGACCCTCCTGATGTTGGAGCAGATCGCGTACGGCCGAGAATGCCCGGTCGATGTCCTCCGAATGGACCCTACACCAGCCGCCGGTTCCGGATCGTTCGACCACTCCCTTCGGCTGGGTGGACTGGGGCTCGATGATCAGGGGGGCGTCCGCGAACAGAGCTCCGAGCTGACGTTCCAGTTGATGGTGAGGGCCGGGATGGAGCAGCGTGACCTGGATCCGATAGCTGACCTCGGACGGGTCTCCACTGACTCGTGGCGGGTGAATCGTGTCGATCGTCCCGACCTCCGCCAATCGTTTCAGCGCGCGGATCGCGGCACGGGGTGGGTCGCCACGCTCGAGGGAGCACTCGACACGCCAGGACCGCGGCGCCGCGTCGGCGGACGACGCTTTCGCCACGGCGGGTTCCGAGACGGGAGGGCGTTGAGGCGACTCGTCCTCTTTACGCTCCGGCGTTTGAGCGGTCGGCAGAAGAGGCCGCCGGAGCTGTGCCACGATGGTCTGCGCTTCGGGTGAAGGGCTGGGCTGTCCGGACTCGGCCTGGTCGATCATCACGGCGAGGAGCGCCAGAGCCGTGCGACAGGCCCCCTCCTGAACCTCGTCGAGGCTCAGCGCCTCGTCCCGCATGATCTCGAATCGATCCTCAAGTGCATGGGCCAGCTCGACCATCGGCTCGTAGCCCATCGTGGCGGCCATCCCCTTGAGGGAGTGGGAGCTGCGCAGAAGAGCGCCGATGGCGAGAGCCGGCTTCTCGGCCGTCATGAGCGTGGCGAACTGTTCGTAGGCGGTGTCGAGGTGGGTCCGGGACTCCTCCAGGAACAGCTCCTTGAGCCTGCCGGGGTCCATCAATAGCTCCGTGCCTGCGGCTCGAGGAGTTCAACCAATGGCTGGATCTCGATGCGGTGAGTCCTTCGCCCGCCGTATCGAAACGTCGTCAGCCAAGTCTCTCCGGGTGCCACGAGCGGCATGTTCTGACTCCGAAGACTCGCCGGTACGCGGAGCGCAAGGTAGGGGAACGGACGTACCAGTCGGACCGCCCAGCTCTCGCCGCTCCAGCTATCGCGAAGGAGTAGGCCCGGAAGATCGATGACGGTATAGATTCGTCCGCCCCGGTTCCAGAGGCCGAAGACGCCGGGGGGAGTTCCGGGCACACGCTCGACGCGTTCGAGGGCCCCAACACCGCAGACCCGATCCAGGCTGATGGCGTAGCGCTCGACGCCGAGATCGAAGCAAAGCGCGGGCTGTAGCCGGGGCGCGCTGGCCGTCGTCGCGTGGGTGTTCACCGTGGACCGATCTTGAAGACGGAGACCAGATCGCGAAGGGTCTGGGATGTATCGGCGAGGCCACGCACGGAGTCGTACATCGTCTGCACCGATTGGGTTTGACCCTGGGTGGCGACCGAGGTCTCCTCGCTGCCACGGTAGTTTCGGTCGGCGATCTCCGAGATGCTCTGCAGTGCCCCGACAACCTGACCGGCCGAGGTGCGTTGCTTCTCGCTGGCGTCGTTGATTCGCGAAGCCTGGGTCTCGGTCCCCTCGACGGACTCAAGGATCTCGCCGAACGACGCGAGGGAATCGTCGAGGCGGGTGACGACCATCTCCGAGGACTGGGCGGTGTCGCGAATCTGGTCGCCCAGCGTTCGGGCCCGGTCGGTTATCTCGTGACTGATTTTCGAGATCTGCTTGGCGAAGTGTCGCACGCTGTCGGAGAGCTGGCTGACCTCGTCGGCGACGACGGCGAAGCCGCGCCCCCCTTCACCGGCACGAGCGGCTTCGATGGCCGCGTTGATGGCGAGCAACTGTGTCTGGTGTGAGATGGATGTGACCGAGCCGATGAGGCTGCCGATCTCGCTCGCCTGTCCGCGAAGACTCTCCATCGCCTCGACAGCCGCGAGGTTGCGCGTCTTCCAGTCTTCGATTCCCTTGGCCGCGACCTGCGCGTCGGTCCGCCCGCGACTGGCGCGGCGATTGGCCTCGCGTGCCATGCGATGAACCTGTTCCGCGTGTTCGGCCATCTCGCCGGCGACATCGGCCCACGACCGGGTCGCCTCGGAGGTCTTCGTGACCTGCGTCGCTTGCTCCTCGGCGCCGTGGGCGATCATGGCGGTGGAATGAGCGATGTCGTTCGTGGCGCGAGTCACGGACTCCGACGAGTGGAGGAGTCGGACCGTGGAGTCGTTGATCTGACTCGAGGTGTCCTGAACCTCCACGACGATCTTCCGAAGACTGTCGGACATCACCTGCAGCGTATGTCCGAGTTCAGCGATTTCGTCGTCGCCGTCCACCGGTACCGTCTGCGTCAGGTCCCCATCGCGGACGAGCGCCGCGATACGTGCGAGATGACTCAGTCGTCGATTGATCTTTCGGGAGAGGAGCCATGCGACCCCGAGGCCGATGACCAGGTAGAGGCTCGCGGTCAGCATCGTGGATGCGATGGCCGGGAACTGAAGTCGGGGAACCGACAGGCCTACCAGTAGGTAGAGGAACGCGACCAGGATGAATCCGGCGCCGAGTTTTGATTGCATCGTCGTCCCCGTGATCCCGCCCCGACTCCTCGGGACCGTCCCCTCCGGAATATCGGTTTTCGATCGCCGATCGTCCACCCGGGCCGGATTCTCCCCGTTTGACAGGCCCCGGGACCGCTCGTAGAATCCGTAACTTCTTATTCCCCAATAGCTAAGGCGCTCCGCGCAAGAAGAATTCGAGGGCTCGAATGCAGAACGGAGACGTACAATCGGTTCAGGAGTGGGTTCAGCGAGAATCCGGAGGCGTCGAGCGGCTCCTCACGGAGGTTCGCAAGGTCATCGTCGGCCAACGGTATCTGCTGGACAGGATGCTGATCGGCCTGCTCTCGGATGGGCATCTACTTCTTGAAGGAGTGCCCGGTCTGGCCAAGACCCTGGCGGTGCGGACCATGGCCGCCGCGGTACACGGCAGCTTCCAACGGGTGCAGTTCACACCCGACCTCCTTCCCGCCGATCTCACCGGCACATTGATCTTCAATCAGAAGGATGGCGAGTTCGTCCCCAGAAAGGGACCGCTATTCGCGAACTTCGTCCTGGCCGATGAGATCAATCGGGCACCGGCGAAGGTGCAGTCGGCACTCCTCGAGGCGATGCAGGAACGACAGGTGACGATCGGCGAAACGACCTACCCGCTACCGAAGCCGTTCCTCGTCCTCGCAACCCAGAATCCGATCGAGCAGGAGGGTACGTACCCACTCCCCGAGGCGCAGGTCGATCGATTCATGATGAAGGTGAAGCTGGACTACCCCTCGATGGCCGATGAACGGGAGATCCTCGATCGCATGGGTGACGGCAAGACTCCGTCCATCGAGCCGATCCTCGACTTGGAGGCCCTGTCCCGCGCGAAGGAGGCGGTCCAGGCGATCTATGTCGACGATCGAGTGCGAGACTACATCGTCCGGATCGTCCACGCGACGCGGGAACCCTCCGCCTACGAACTCGATCTGGAAGGGCTGCTCCAGTACGGCGCGTCGCCTCGTGCCACGCTCGGCCTGATGGCCGCCTCGAGGTCACACGCGTTCATCCGCGGACGTGGTTTCGTGACGCCGGAAGATGTGAAGGCGATCGGTGGCGACGTGTTGCGGCATCGACTGATCCTCTCCTACGAGGCAGAGGCCGAGGCGATCTCCTCGGACGATATCGTGCGAAGGGTGTTCGATGCCGTAGAGGTTCCATGAATCCACGGGAGGTCATGCGCCGCGTAAGGCGGCTCGAGATCCGAACACGCCGGTTGATTCAGGACAGTCTGGCCGGCTCCTACCACTCCGTGTTTCGTGGGAGGGGGATGGAGTTCTCGGAAGTCCGAGAGTACATGGCCGGAGACGACGTTCGAACGATCGACTGGAATGTCTCGGCGCGCTCCGCGCATCCGTACGTGAAGAAGTTCACGGAGGAGCGTGAGCTGACGGTCTTGCTGGTTGTGGACGCCAGCGGGTCCGAGCGATTCGGAACCGCGACGGAAACCAAGGCTCAGCGTTCGGCGGAGATCGCGGCGCTTCTGGCGTTCTCTGCGATTCGCAACAACGATCGGGTCGGGCTGATCCTGTTCACCGATCGCGTCGAGACCTTTCTGGCTCCACGCAAGGGTCGCGAGCACGGGTTGCGTGTTCTCCGCGAGGTGCTGACGGCGGAACCCGAAGGGCGTCGCACCTCGATCCGTACCGCACTCGAGTATCTGCAGCGGGTCGTCGCGAAGCGTGCGGTGATCTTCCTGATTTCGGATTTTCAGGACCAGGGCTACGAGAAGACGCTTCGTGTGCTGGCCCGCAAGCATGACATGGTCGGAATCGCGGTCTCGGACCCAAGGGAACAACAACTCCCGCCGGTGGGGCTTGTCTCGGTGCGAGACCCCGAGACAGGCGATACCGGTCTAATCGATACCTCCAGCGCGTCGGTTCGATCGGCCTACAGTCGCGCCGAGAGCGTGAGACGCGATTTGCTTGTCGATTCGTTTCGCCGAATCGGCATGGACCTGCTCAACCTGTCCACCGACGAGGACTACGAGAAACCGCTGGCGCGTTTCTTCCGCGAGCGCGCGCGTCGAGCGATGCGGTCGGGAGGCTGATTCGTGGGCTGGATGCGCGTCGTCATCGCATGGTTCGTCGTCGTCTTGACGGCGACGTCGCTCGTGGGTGCCGAGACGGGTGTTTCGATCGCCGTGGAGCCGGAGTCGATTGCCGTCGGCGATCCGCTCTCCGTCACCGTGACGATTACCTTGCCGTCGGGGACGACCTTCGATCCGCCGCCGTCGTCGAACGCTCTCGGTCCCTTCGAGGTCGTGGAATCCAGTTGGACGCCATCGTCGGCGACCGCCGAGGATCAGGTCGTCTGGGTGTGGAATGCGACGATCCGGGTCTTCCGAACCGGTGAGCACGTGATTCCCGAGCTGACCTTCTCCTATGGGGATGGCGGCGAGGGGTTTCTTCAGGTAGCCGAGACGTTGGTCCAGGTGACCAGTGTCGTGGATGGGGAAGAATGGGACACCGGTGAGCCGGAGAAGGCGGACCTGAAGGCGCCGGCATCGATCTCGCCGGACTACACCGCGCTCTGGATTGCAGGGGGCATCCTGTTTCTCCTGCTCCTCGTCGCGTTGGTCATCTGGTACGTCCAGCGACGCTACGGGCAGAAGCTTGTCGCCGTCGAGATGCCGACCGATCCGTTCCAGAGGATGGCTCCTCACGAGTGGGTCTATCAGGAACTCCAGCGCCTCCTGGATCAGCGTCTTCCCGAGAACGGTCGGATCGATCTGTTCTACGCGGAGCTCTCACGGATCGTGAAGTGGTACGTGAGTGGCAGGTACCGTGTGGATCTGATGGAGCGGACCACCGCGGAGGTTCGCCCGGGTCTTGCGGACGTCGGTGCTCCGGACGCGGCCGTGTCGGATCTGGTGGAGATTCTCCAGGAGGCCGATCGAGTCAAATTCGCCCGCTCGCGTCCCGACAGCGATGCGTGC
Coding sequences within it:
- a CDS encoding DNA translocase FtsK 4TM domain-containing protein, whose product is MPKKSTRAVRRARTREIGGILLLLLAVIVLMSVISYRDGDGAWFFDDGPSLQGHTANWLGRFGATVGELALQLFGVVSFVLPIPLAWIGWRVIVTSDSQRRSSPKPLTGYLILLALLAVFTDLLFGGFAYRGGQFGTAGGYLGQRVSLILQSILNRPGALLLTGTALLVAFALTTRISLVRSAAVITSYLSARLPVWRRSLVAGITGIAGSWRSGRAAGTPAPRATEPVARATPASPRAPASAERPTITPKSTTVSASTIKPKPVRKPADAPQPVQRALPIDKPTRGYSLPPIELLNEPKEQSREGERELLERAEQITAKFSEFAIDGQVVAIHPGPVVTTFEFKPEAGVKYSKITGMTDDLSLALRAESVRIDRLAGRATIGIEVPNSNQETIFPRELIDADRFRNSPSRLTLALGKDIHGEPFCAELDRMPHLLIAGATGAGKSVGLNGMIISMLFKSTPKDLRFIMIDTKMIELGVYEAIPHLLVPVVTDPKHASTALKWAVREMENRYRRLAAVGLRNIAQFNALLEKEPDRTMDDPKTGEPVPLKHLPYLVVVIDEMADLMMVAASDVEESVMRLAQMARAVGIHLIIATQRPSVDVITGTIKANFPSRIAFRVSQRVDSRTIIDQQGAENLLGRGDMLLLPTGSSRLQRIHSGYIT
- a CDS encoding ribonuclease J gives rise to the protein MSPTNPTDRQLQIVPLGGVAEFGKNTMVYRCGDDAIIVDAGMMFPGDELPGVDTVVPDLKYLTQCPRIHGLILTHGHEDHVGGVPHLLRQHPTIPIYATDHVREILRIRLQEHGDIRDVDLRPLPLADDRVDLGPFGVQSLAVAHSIPCTRAIALHTPLGPIIHTADFKFDDAPIDGVRTEIERFREFGDAGVLALMIDSTNADRLGSTPGEHVALEGLRSVVGSADGRVFVTLFSSNIHRIQGLVDVARECGRRVAVVGASLIRHVDIAERLGLIRIPDGLRIAPRKAMGIPCRKLLVVVTGSQGEPTSALSRIAFDRHRDFYIESGDLLVHSARKIPGNEKRIERVFNELTRIGVDIVTADDAAVHVSGHPAADDIHRMLEATRPAFVVPVHGEQRQLRANRDLAVSFGQDPDRVPLMSCGERLVLDWDAWTLHEDVPVGDQWVDSLGEIVSYDAIRERRQVGADGVVAVAWTQDTLRRRIEGDPVLSARGFAPPFQPGDTLYRGAQDTVIESVVTAPPEAWLDPDRMAEHVHGDLRRFLRRRTRRRPLIVPLLLK
- the rsmA gene encoding 16S rRNA (adenine(1518)-N(6)/adenine(1519)-N(6))-dimethyltransferase RsmA, whose product is MNDLPPARRSLGQNFLIRAGAIQRIVESLDDDAGPPRVVEIGPGRGALTEPLIQAAGTIVAVEADKMLAATLRERFGASLRLEEGDILRQRFSDLFGRLEPTPGLRHVVGNLPYNISKPIAMMLVDQCDAVDRAVVMFQQEVADRFLAGPGDSAYGPLTILTGCLYRVRRLIELPPSAFRPRPRVHSTVVAWNRLGSSPFDDPTRRQRLKDCLRACFAQRRKTLRNNLRSSGRGVEQLDTLLKELDLSGDERAESLAPEIFYAMAERWTQP
- a CDS encoding ATP-binding protein, whose translation is MDPGRLKELFLEESRTHLDTAYEQFATLMTAEKPALAIGALLRSSHSLKGMAATMGYEPMVELAHALEDRFEIMRDEALSLDEVQEGACRTALALLAVMIDQAESGQPSPSPEAQTIVAQLRRPLLPTAQTPERKEDESPQRPPVSEPAVAKASSADAAPRSWRVECSLERGDPPRAAIRALKRLAEVGTIDTIHPPRVSGDPSEVSYRIQVTLLHPGPHHQLERQLGALFADAPLIIEPQSTQPKGVVERSGTGGWCRVHSEDIDRAFSAVRDLLQHQEGPFEADRMRRTARGAYASMRRLRLIEFSEISTRLHATVQQALSDTGRQAELRIEGGEERLDRSNLETLLPSLQHLLRNAVAHGIEPPTTREGNGKPARGAIVVRLSRRDRYWRLTVRDDGHGIDTAALRVLAVERGLLDASRAQAAPETVIRDLVFRPAFSSREDVDTLSGRGVGLDAVKHAMESLGGRVDFESQPGVYTEFVCEYPQQSSLQQALVVRSSESHYAFPLDCVNRVVDIEGLTSEPGRQVGLQEWLGIDDSRRTSSENYAVVIHDEDGPIAIRVDDVLGRRELLTQPVGPPLSRLTPYSLFATLEDGCVVMVLDLTRIDETGYHRER
- a CDS encoding chemotaxis protein CheW, translated to MNTHATTASAPRLQPALCFDLGVERYAISLDRVCGVGALERVERVPGTPPGVFGLWNRGGRIYTVIDLPGLLLRDSWSGESWAVRLVRPFPYLALRVPASLRSQNMPLVAPGETWLTTFRYGGRRTHRIEIQPLVELLEPQARSY
- a CDS encoding methyl-accepting chemotaxis protein, which codes for MQSKLGAGFILVAFLYLLVGLSVPRLQFPAIASTMLTASLYLVIGLGVAWLLSRKINRRLSHLARIAALVRDGDLTQTVPVDGDDEIAELGHTLQVMSDSLRKIVVEVQDTSSQINDSTVRLLHSSESVTRATNDIAHSTAMIAHGAEEQATQVTKTSEATRSWADVAGEMAEHAEQVHRMAREANRRASRGRTDAQVAAKGIEDWKTRNLAAVEAMESLRGQASEIGSLIGSVTSISHQTQLLAINAAIEAARAGEGGRGFAVVADEVSQLSDSVRHFAKQISKISHEITDRARTLGDQIRDTAQSSEMVVTRLDDSLASFGEILESVEGTETQASRINDASEKQRTSAGQVVGALQSISEIADRNYRGSEETSVATQGQTQSVQTMYDSVRGLADTSQTLRDLVSVFKIGPR
- a CDS encoding MoxR family ATPase, with product MQNGDVQSVQEWVQRESGGVERLLTEVRKVIVGQRYLLDRMLIGLLSDGHLLLEGVPGLAKTLAVRTMAAAVHGSFQRVQFTPDLLPADLTGTLIFNQKDGEFVPRKGPLFANFVLADEINRAPAKVQSALLEAMQERQVTIGETTYPLPKPFLVLATQNPIEQEGTYPLPEAQVDRFMMKVKLDYPSMADEREILDRMGDGKTPSIEPILDLEALSRAKEAVQAIYVDDRVRDYIVRIVHATREPSAYELDLEGLLQYGASPRATLGLMAASRSHAFIRGRGFVTPEDVKAIGGDVLRHRLILSYEAEAEAISSDDIVRRVFDAVEVP
- a CDS encoding DUF58 domain-containing protein, which codes for MNPREVMRRVRRLEIRTRRLIQDSLAGSYHSVFRGRGMEFSEVREYMAGDDVRTIDWNVSARSAHPYVKKFTEERELTVLLVVDASGSERFGTATETKAQRSAEIAALLAFSAIRNNDRVGLILFTDRVETFLAPRKGREHGLRVLREVLTAEPEGRRTSIRTALEYLQRVVAKRAVIFLISDFQDQGYEKTLRVLARKHDMVGIAVSDPREQQLPPVGLVSVRDPETGDTGLIDTSSASVRSAYSRAESVRRDLLVDSFRRIGMDLLNLSTDEDYEKPLARFFRERARRAMRSGG
- a CDS encoding BatD family protein — encoded protein: MGWMRVVIAWFVVVLTATSLVGAETGVSIAVEPESIAVGDPLSVTVTITLPSGTTFDPPPSSNALGPFEVVESSWTPSSATAEDQVVWVWNATIRVFRTGEHVIPELTFSYGDGGEGFLQVAETLVQVTSVVDGEEWDTGEPEKADLKAPASISPDYTALWIAGGILFLLLLVALVIWYVQRRYGQKLVAVEMPTDPFQRMAPHEWVYQELQRLLDQRLPENGRIDLFYAELSRIVKWYVSGRYRVDLMERTTAEVRPGLADVGAPDAAVSDLVEILQEADRVKFARSRPDSDACKQSIEAVYRLVDQTRPQAVRQEEAS